The Limnochorda sp. LNt genome includes a region encoding these proteins:
- a CDS encoding COG4315 family predicted lipoprotein, with protein MFTRDVPGTSNCYDNCEQIWPPLVVDPGPPVAPPGLPGQLGTTTRRDGRRQVTYNGWPLYYWVGDTAPGQTNGQGVNDVWWVANLAPTVWR; from the coding sequence GTGTTTACCCGGGACGTCCCCGGCACCAGCAACTGCTATGACAACTGCGAGCAGATCTGGCCCCCTCTGGTGGTGGACCCGGGCCCGCCGGTCGCACCCCCGGGGCTGCCGGGTCAGCTGGGCACCACGACCCGGCGAGATGGCCGCCGGCAGGTGACGTACAACGGCTGGCCGCTGTACTACTGGGTGGGCGACACCGCCCCCGGGCAGACCAACGGGCAGGGCGTCAACGACGTCTGGTGGGTGGCCAACCTGGCGCCGACGGTCTGGCGTTGA
- a CDS encoding YdeI/OmpD-associated family protein — MRRPRHEMPDFVREALVASGLMARYLERPPYQQNDCIGWILQAKREQTRRRRLQQMLDELARGGVYMKMSWRPR, encoded by the coding sequence GTGCGACGGCCCCGACATGAGATGCCCGACTTCGTCCGGGAGGCGCTGGTGGCCAGCGGCCTGATGGCCCGTTACCTCGAGCGCCCTCCCTACCAGCAGAACGACTGCATCGGCTGGATCCTGCAGGCCAAGCGCGAGCAGACGCGCCGCAGACGCCTGCAGCAGATGCTGGACGAGCTGGCCCGCGGCGGCGTCTACATGAAGATGTCCTGGCGGCCGCGATGA
- a CDS encoding DUF433 domain-containing protein translates to MPPTRAAHGARASRRRWTRRSPGSASASERDRSQALRLGALLRGKPVIRGTRVPVHLVVGRLATGASIEEVAAAYGSTDEQVRACPALAAEIFSEKGFLALSRG, encoded by the coding sequence ATCCCGCCGACGCGGGCCGCTCACGGCGCAAGGGCGTCAAGAAGGCGTTGGACGAGGCGGTCTCCTGGGAGCGCTTCGGCCAGCGAGCGTGATCGATCGCAGGCCCTCCGTCTTGGGGCTCTCCTGAGAGGCAAGCCGGTCATCCGGGGCACCCGAGTCCCGGTCCATCTGGTCGTGGGCAGACTGGCCACCGGCGCGTCCATCGAGGAAGTGGCCGCCGCTTATGGGAGCACGGACGAACAGGTGAGGGCCTGCCCGGCGCTTGCGGCCGAGATCTTCAGCGAGAAAGGGTTCCTTGCGCTTTCTCGTGGATGA
- a CDS encoding DUF5615 family PIN-like protein, with product MATTEGRIIVTQDLDFGRLGEQGWTPAGLVLLRFPSTLCPSSVAEYFARRWLVGNAWRSFRRGGAGTPPSRIVGGAGGYRPPPRRDRRGHRQP from the coding sequence ATGGCGACGACCGAGGGCCGCATCATCGTGACGCAGGACCTGGACTTCGGGCGCTTGGGTGAACAAGGTTGGACCCCAGCGGGACTGGTCTTGCTGCGCTTCCCCTCCACCCTCTGCCCGAGTTCGGTGGCCGAGTACTTCGCGAGGCGCTGGCTCGTCGGCAACGCCTGGAGGTCATTCCGACGAGGCGGAGCTGGGACGCCGCCATCGAGAATCGTCGGAGGCGCTGGAGGGTACCGTCCGCCGCCTCGCCGAGATCGCCGCGGCCATCGCCAGCCTTAG
- a CDS encoding SLC13 family permease translates to MAGQVSTAPRGALVQWSSLSFHWLRHRGAGLVVSLGAAMAAFALAGSLESAARTTLAIVIAAALLWITEALPLHVTALAVLTAETVLLALPGRPLAHLGPRAFVAAFVDPVLLLFLGGFALEEALSQCSLDRRLVQAMLHRVPATAPGVLAGTIAVTGALSMWMSNTATAALMMAVMLPLVSRLDADDPFRRALLLAVPFAANIGGIGTPVGTPPNVIALGALQRLGVTVSFARWMALGVPMATALSAVLWWVLLRCFPAKPTSLVHLRAAWASRPEPVTPQQRGVLAIAGLTAVGWLTAAWHGIPEWVVALVPVIVLGGIGWLPSGAFRRMEWDVLVLMGGGLSLGFALQASGLAGWAVGQPMGPWAAVGAAASVALMLATFISHTAAAALLVPVVAGVGGPIAAQMAVAVALGVSGAMALPVSTPPNAIAFGSGQLRVWDMVLIGLLIGVLMVALATLLVQVWIGVGPGAGG, encoded by the coding sequence TTGGCCGGTCAGGTGAGTACCGCCCCTCGTGGGGCGCTGGTGCAGTGGTCGAGCCTCTCCTTTCATTGGCTCCGCCACCGGGGTGCCGGCCTCGTCGTCAGCCTTGGGGCGGCCATGGCGGCCTTCGCTCTGGCGGGCAGCCTCGAGTCGGCGGCGCGCACCACCCTCGCCATCGTCATCGCCGCCGCGCTGCTGTGGATCACCGAAGCTCTCCCCCTCCACGTCACCGCCCTGGCGGTGCTGACGGCCGAGACCGTACTCCTCGCCTTGCCGGGCCGACCGCTGGCCCACCTGGGGCCCAGGGCCTTCGTGGCCGCGTTCGTCGATCCTGTACTGCTCCTCTTCCTCGGTGGCTTCGCTCTCGAAGAGGCCCTCAGCCAGTGCAGCCTCGACCGCCGCCTCGTACAGGCGATGCTCCATCGCGTCCCTGCGACGGCGCCCGGCGTGCTGGCCGGTACCATCGCCGTCACGGGCGCGCTGTCGATGTGGATGTCCAACACGGCGACGGCCGCCCTGATGATGGCCGTCATGCTGCCCCTCGTCTCTCGCCTGGACGCGGATGACCCCTTCCGTCGGGCGCTGCTGCTGGCCGTGCCCTTCGCCGCCAACATCGGAGGCATCGGCACGCCTGTCGGCACGCCGCCCAACGTCATCGCCCTGGGGGCGCTGCAACGGCTGGGTGTCACCGTCAGCTTCGCCCGGTGGATGGCCCTGGGGGTGCCGATGGCAACGGCGCTCTCGGCGGTGCTCTGGTGGGTGCTGCTGAGGTGCTTCCCGGCCAAGCCGACGTCGCTGGTGCACCTGCGGGCGGCCTGGGCAAGCCGTCCGGAACCTGTGACGCCGCAACAGCGGGGCGTGCTTGCCATCGCCGGCCTGACCGCCGTGGGATGGCTCACGGCCGCATGGCATGGCATCCCCGAGTGGGTGGTCGCGCTCGTCCCCGTCATCGTGCTGGGCGGCATCGGGTGGCTGCCGTCGGGCGCCTTCCGGCGGATGGAGTGGGACGTGCTGGTGCTGATGGGGGGCGGCCTGAGCCTGGGCTTCGCCCTGCAGGCGTCGGGGCTGGCCGGATGGGCCGTGGGGCAGCCGATGGGCCCGTGGGCGGCGGTAGGAGCAGCGGCATCGGTGGCGCTGATGCTCGCCACGTTCATCAGCCACACCGCCGCGGCGGCGCTGCTGGTACCGGTGGTGGCAGGGGTGGGCGGGCCGATCGCCGCTCAGATGGCCGTCGCGGTCGCCCTGGGTGTCTCGGGGGCCATGGCATTGCCTGTCTCGACGCCACCCAACGCCATCGCCTTCGGCAGCGGCCAGTTGCGGGTGTGGGACATGGTCCTCATCGGGTTGCTGATCGGCGTACTGATGGTGGCCCTCGCCACCCTGCTGGTGCAGGTCTGGATAGGCGTGGGCCCCGGCGCCGGCGGCTGA
- a CDS encoding ABC transporter permease: MPRGVLGFASVAAVLVAWEAVTRAGWLPPLFLPPLSDVLTELGRLVASGELARSLALSLQRIALGWLLGSVAGFAVGLLVGLSPVAEGLLDPLIALTYPIPKIAILPLLILWLGIGEPSKVAVIAIGCFFPVAVNTAAGVRRVDPVLTRAARSLGARPWQVLTKVTIMAALPMVFAGLRLAAGMALLLVVSAEMIAAQAGIGFLVLQGGALMLVSRLMAGLVVLSLLGIASTWLLQAVERRVVRGQS, translated from the coding sequence GTGCCCAGGGGCGTGCTGGGCTTCGCCTCAGTGGCGGCGGTGCTGGTGGCCTGGGAGGCCGTCACCCGGGCCGGGTGGCTGCCCCCGCTCTTCCTGCCACCCCTTTCCGACGTGCTGACCGAGCTGGGGCGGCTGGTCGCGTCGGGCGAGCTGGCCAGGAGCTTGGCCTTGAGCCTGCAGCGCATCGCGCTGGGGTGGTTGCTGGGGTCGGTGGCCGGCTTCGCCGTGGGGTTGCTGGTGGGGCTGTCGCCGGTGGCGGAAGGGCTGCTCGACCCCCTCATCGCCCTCACCTACCCCATCCCCAAAATCGCCATCCTGCCCCTGCTGATCCTGTGGCTGGGCATCGGCGAACCCTCCAAGGTGGCGGTCATCGCAATCGGATGCTTCTTCCCGGTCGCGGTCAACACGGCGGCCGGGGTGCGTCGCGTCGACCCCGTGCTGACCCGGGCGGCCCGAAGCCTGGGCGCCCGCCCCTGGCAGGTCCTGACCAAGGTGACCATCATGGCCGCGCTGCCGATGGTCTTCGCCGGGCTGCGATTGGCGGCCGGCATGGCATTGTTGCTGGTGGTGTCGGCCGAGATGATCGCGGCGCAGGCGGGCATCGGCTTCCTGGTGCTGCAGGGCGGTGCCCTGATGCTGGTCAGCCGCCTGATGGCCGGGCTGGTGGTGCTGTCGCTGTTGGGCATCGCCAGCACGTGGCTCTTGCAGGCGGTGGAGCGCCGGGTGGTCCGGGGCCAGTCGTGA
- a CDS encoding AAA domain-containing protein, with amino-acid sequence MNRDDPTLAGLCRQYRMHPLIGDLVNALVYERDGNRLQHEVDARSDDVKRGLDALPESGHPLVLCDTSDANPWCARPVGSRSRYNLYSAVVAVRLAALAAQSHPAITVGLVAPYRAQVRLLQALAERHGLALDRVRVATVHSFQGDQQDVIVLDLVDGPPHPIGRLLKGRYVSPATRLLNVACSRARGKLIVVAHTAHFRRLTPGHSLTELLGYLGRHGRWLDARGILGGHDDPDVLALAGVVNRAGTPLPAGLELVLYDESSFYPAFRRDLTAARGYVVLYSPYIHPNRLADMAPHLRAAVERGVQVSVVSRPAGGEEADGASLRQELARVGVRVIPRSGLHEKLAVIDGEVAWFASLNILSHSRSTEWMMRFADPGVVGRLAEVTGATALVEHSERQEALQARRQRLKAALQARGSPPPCPTCGRPTRLVFGRYGPFFGCTSPRCKGTVNLPRPVVQAAVDALELECPTCGSRRLRARWGKNGAFLSCSRYPACKHTEPL; translated from the coding sequence GTGAACAGGGACGACCCGACACTGGCCGGCCTGTGCCGCCAGTACCGCATGCATCCCCTCATCGGGGATCTGGTCAACGCCCTGGTCTACGAGCGGGACGGCAACCGGCTGCAGCACGAGGTCGACGCGCGCAGCGACGACGTGAAGCGCGGGCTTGATGCCCTGCCCGAGTCCGGGCATCCCCTCGTCCTTTGCGACACCTCCGACGCCAACCCGTGGTGTGCCCGGCCGGTCGGCTCCCGCTCCCGTTACAACCTCTACAGCGCCGTCGTGGCCGTCCGGCTGGCGGCTCTGGCCGCGCAGAGCCACCCTGCCATCACGGTGGGCCTCGTGGCTCCGTACCGGGCCCAGGTGCGCCTGCTGCAGGCTCTGGCGGAGCGACACGGTCTCGCCCTCGACCGGGTCCGGGTCGCGACCGTCCACAGCTTCCAGGGGGACCAGCAGGACGTCATCGTCCTGGACCTGGTCGACGGGCCGCCCCACCCCATCGGCCGCCTGCTCAAGGGAAGGTACGTCTCTCCGGCGACCCGCCTGCTCAACGTGGCCTGTTCTCGGGCCCGAGGCAAGCTCATCGTGGTGGCCCACACCGCCCATTTTAGGCGGCTCACGCCAGGCCACTCGTTGACCGAACTCCTGGGCTACCTCGGCCGCCACGGCCGCTGGCTGGATGCCCGGGGCATCCTGGGCGGGCACGACGACCCCGATGTGTTGGCCCTGGCCGGTGTCGTCAACCGCGCCGGGACGCCCCTCCCGGCGGGCCTCGAACTCGTTCTCTACGACGAGAGCAGCTTCTACCCCGCCTTTCGCAGGGACCTCACGGCCGCCCGGGGGTACGTCGTGCTGTACAGCCCCTACATCCACCCCAACCGGCTCGCCGACATGGCGCCTCATCTGCGGGCGGCCGTGGAGCGGGGAGTCCAGGTCTCCGTGGTGAGCCGGCCGGCCGGTGGCGAAGAGGCGGACGGCGCCAGCCTGCGGCAGGAGCTGGCACGGGTCGGCGTACGGGTGATCCCGCGCTCTGGGCTGCACGAGAAGCTGGCCGTGATCGATGGGGAGGTCGCGTGGTTCGCCAGCCTCAACATCCTGTCACACAGCCGGTCGACCGAGTGGATGATGCGCTTCGCCGACCCGGGCGTTGTGGGGCGCCTGGCAGAGGTGACCGGCGCCACCGCCCTGGTCGAGCACAGCGAGCGGCAGGAGGCCCTCCAGGCCAGGCGGCAACGGCTGAAAGCGGCGCTGCAGGCCCGAGGCTCGCCGCCGCCGTGCCCCACGTGCGGGCGGCCCACTCGGCTCGTCTTCGGCCGCTACGGTCCCTTTTTCGGCTGCACCAGCCCTCGCTGCAAGGGGACGGTCAATCTGCCGAGGCCGGTCGTCCAAGCGGCCGTCGACGCCCTGGAGCTGGAGTGTCCCACCTGCGGCTCGAGGCGGCTCAGGGCCCGCTGGGGGAAGAATGGGGCCTTCCTTTCCTGCAGCCGCTACCCCGCCTGCAAGCACACGGAACCCCTGTAG
- a CDS encoding ABC transporter ATP-binding protein, translating to MRIEVDGVRVEYASGRGREPVLALDGVSFEVGSGAFVALLGPSGCGKSTLLAVVAGLMAPSAGEVRFVEEGGRPAAGGDGMGAGQALSAVVFQEFALFPWRTVMDNVTFGLEVRGVGSGARREAGRRYLEMVGLGSVAQRLPAELSGGMKQRVGIARALAVEPRVLLMDEPLSALDAQTRALLQQDLLQLWERTGKTVLYVTHNIEEAAFLSDRVVVLSRRPGRVKAEVVVPFGRPRDEGLLATGEFAAFVQRLWGLLREDARLAMWQVDGLATSGVGEAAPGEVAQGGAGTWGDAVARPEAARQPHRLGQAVLLDAGRGDSAAVAAGVALAGDDTGRERAAAGRTQAAPTALSPAPGS from the coding sequence ATGCGCATCGAGGTCGACGGAGTGCGGGTCGAGTACGCGTCGGGGCGCGGCCGGGAGCCGGTACTGGCCCTGGACGGGGTCAGTTTCGAGGTGGGCTCCGGTGCGTTCGTGGCGCTGCTCGGGCCCAGCGGCTGCGGCAAGTCGACGCTGCTGGCGGTGGTGGCCGGGCTGATGGCCCCCAGCGCGGGCGAGGTGCGCTTCGTGGAAGAGGGCGGGCGGCCGGCGGCGGGCGGCGATGGCATGGGCGCCGGGCAGGCGCTGTCGGCCGTGGTCTTCCAGGAGTTCGCCCTCTTCCCGTGGCGGACGGTGATGGACAACGTCACCTTCGGGCTCGAGGTGCGGGGGGTGGGGTCGGGCGCCCGCCGTGAGGCGGGGCGCCGGTACCTCGAGATGGTGGGGCTGGGCTCGGTGGCCCAGCGCCTGCCGGCCGAGCTGTCAGGCGGCATGAAGCAGCGGGTGGGCATCGCCCGGGCCCTGGCGGTGGAGCCCCGGGTGCTGCTGATGGATGAGCCCCTCTCGGCCCTCGACGCCCAGACCCGGGCGCTGCTGCAGCAAGACCTGCTGCAGCTGTGGGAACGCACCGGCAAGACGGTTCTCTACGTGACCCACAACATCGAGGAGGCGGCCTTCCTGTCCGACCGGGTGGTCGTGCTCAGCCGCCGGCCGGGACGGGTCAAGGCCGAGGTGGTGGTGCCCTTCGGGCGGCCCCGCGATGAAGGGCTGCTGGCCACGGGGGAGTTCGCGGCCTTCGTGCAACGGCTGTGGGGTCTGCTACGGGAGGATGCCCGGCTGGCCATGTGGCAGGTGGACGGCCTTGCGACGTCGGGGGTGGGCGAGGCAGCACCAGGTGAAGTGGCGCAGGGCGGGGCGGGCACTTGGGGCGATGCTGTGGCCCGACCCGAGGCGGCCCGCCAGCCGCATCGCCTGGGCCAAGCGGTGCTTCTCGACGCTGGCCGCGGCGACTCGGCTGCTGTCGCTGCCGGTGTCGCCCTCGCCGGCGACGACACCGGCCGGGAAAGAGCTGCGGCCGGCCGCACGCAGGCAGCGCCGACTGCCCTATCGCCGGCGCCCGGGTCGTAG
- a CDS encoding COG4315 family predicted lipoprotein, whose product MARKPASHRAGGGGLWPLTVQRQTVQVRPHPQFGRILVGPTGLTLYTFARDQAGASNCYDTCEQNWPPLRVARIGRRGARTATASTTSGSSPSREGRGTGRPLAAPGPARRGSGAAAASASSLLTWHTARRHVGHTCVGTSTEGCLAHQDPRPSAARRSPSPGVRRPTSKACPTPHRR is encoded by the coding sequence ATGGCCCGCAAACCCGCTTCGCACCGTGCGGGTGGGGGCGGGTTGTGGCCACTTACTGTACAACGCCAGACGGTGCAGGTGCGGCCTCACCCGCAGTTCGGCCGGATCCTGGTGGGGCCGACGGGCCTGACGCTGTACACCTTCGCGCGCGACCAGGCCGGGGCCAGCAACTGCTACGACACCTGTGAGCAAAACTGGCCGCCGCTTCGGGTTGCTCGGATCGGGCGCCGGGGGGCACGCACGGCCACGGCGTCAACGACGTCTGGTTCGTCGCCCAGCCGTGAAGGACGGGGCACAGGCCGCCCGTTGGCGGCACCGGGACCGGCTCGCCGCGGTAGCGGCGCAGCCGCGGCGAGCGCGTCGAGCCTCCTGACATGGCACACGGCTCGACGCCATGTCGGGCATACTTGCGTCGGGACATCGACCGAAGGATGCCTCGCCCACCAGGACCCACGCCCGAGCGCCGCTCGCCGATCCCCATCCCCAGGAGTGCGGCGGCCGACGTCGAAGGCGTGCCCCACGCCCCACCGGAGGTGA
- a CDS encoding AAA domain-containing protein yields the protein MGRRHRESSEALEGTVRRLAEIAAAIASLSRVILEETQVVAATLARLSIMEDLLAEPYDTVVVDEASVVPIPYLWLAALMGRRRVVVAGDFPQLPPIAAGDDRDRYPRAY from the coding sequence CTGGGACGCCGCCATCGAGAATCGTCGGAGGCGCTGGAGGGTACCGTCCGCCGCCTCGCCGAGATCGCCGCGGCCATCGCCAGCCTTAGCCGCGTCATCCTGGAGGAGACCCAGGTAGTGGCCGCGACCCTGGCTCGGCTGTCCATCATGGAGGACCTTCTCGCGGAGCCGTACGACACGGTGGTAGTGGATGAGGCCAGCGTCGTGCCGATTCCGTACCTGTGGCTGGCCGCGCTCATGGGGAGGCGGCGGGTGGTGGTGGCTGGCGATTTCCCGCAGCTCCCGCCCATCGCGGCGGGCGACGACCGGGACCGTTACCCACGGGCTTACTGA
- a CDS encoding HAD-IIA family hydrolase, producing the protein MRMRSLAEQFDAFLFDLDGVVYIGDEPMSDAVEALGRLRAMGKAVRFLTNDPRYTRQQFVRRLEGMGIEAVPDEVIGCGWATAQHLRQLGVRSALVVGNAALASELEAAGIVPTEADGGEPPTVDAVVVGAGEHLGYRHILQASRAILAGANFVATNADGRFPAPGGPAPGTGAIVRAVDVATGRRPLVVGKPNPFMFRMALESLAPGAQAVMVGDNPATDILGAHLAGLPGILVAREGEGGRPGITVPQAQGASSRRGLLQADAVVSTLLALFEPSPPLRHWAPLPHPWPERVSPGVAAVVLGPEDRVLWVRRQDTGRWSLPLGHVEPAESLHEAVRRDVLEETGLVVRPVRLTGVYSEPAAQVFVYPSGEAVHFVTCCFLCRVEGGCLQPAPDEVSEAAFFEPGAPPPAAMAIHLQWVAHALAGGPEAVVR; encoded by the coding sequence ATGCGGATGCGGAGCCTGGCCGAGCAGTTCGACGCCTTCCTCTTCGACCTCGACGGGGTCGTCTACATCGGCGACGAGCCCATGTCGGACGCCGTAGAGGCGCTGGGTCGGCTGCGGGCCATGGGCAAGGCCGTGCGGTTCCTGACCAACGACCCGCGTTACACCCGCCAGCAATTCGTCCGGCGGCTCGAGGGGATGGGTATCGAGGCGGTGCCCGACGAGGTGATCGGGTGCGGCTGGGCCACGGCCCAGCACTTGCGGCAGCTGGGGGTGCGCTCCGCCCTGGTGGTGGGCAACGCCGCCCTCGCCTCGGAGCTCGAGGCCGCCGGCATCGTCCCCACCGAAGCGGATGGCGGCGAGCCGCCGACCGTCGATGCCGTCGTGGTAGGGGCCGGGGAGCATCTCGGGTATCGGCACATCTTGCAGGCGAGCCGGGCGATCCTGGCAGGGGCAAACTTCGTGGCCACCAACGCGGATGGGCGCTTCCCTGCGCCCGGCGGGCCCGCTCCTGGTACGGGGGCGATCGTGCGGGCGGTGGATGTGGCCACCGGCAGGCGTCCGCTCGTGGTGGGCAAGCCCAACCCGTTCATGTTCCGGATGGCGCTGGAGAGCCTCGCGCCAGGTGCGCAGGCGGTCATGGTGGGGGACAACCCGGCGACCGACATCCTGGGCGCTCACCTTGCGGGACTGCCGGGCATCCTGGTGGCTCGCGAGGGGGAAGGCGGAAGACCGGGCATCACCGTGCCGCAGGCGCAGGGGGCATCATCGAGGAGAGGGCTTCTCCAGGCCGACGCCGTGGTGTCGACGCTGCTGGCCCTCTTCGAGCCGAGCCCGCCCCTGAGGCACTGGGCTCCGCTGCCCCATCCGTGGCCGGAGCGGGTGAGCCCGGGGGTGGCGGCTGTCGTCCTCGGCCCGGAGGACCGGGTGCTGTGGGTACGTCGGCAGGACACCGGTCGATGGAGCCTCCCTTTGGGCCACGTCGAGCCTGCCGAGAGCCTGCACGAGGCCGTGCGGCGGGACGTGCTCGAGGAGACGGGCCTGGTGGTGCGGCCGGTGAGGCTCACCGGGGTCTACTCAGAGCCGGCTGCCCAGGTCTTCGTCTACCCTTCCGGCGAGGCGGTACACTTCGTCACCTGCTGCTTCCTGTGTCGGGTGGAGGGCGGCTGCTTGCAGCCTGCGCCCGACGAGGTGAGCGAGGCGGCCTTCTTCGAGCCCGGCGCCCCGCCGCCCGCAGCCATGGCCATCCACCTGCAATGGGTGGCCCACGCCCTGGCCGGCGGACCTGAGGCTGTCGTGCGGTGA
- a CDS encoding nitroreductase family protein, translating to MDTWTCIRTRRTIRDFRPHPVPEATIRRTLEAGRLAPSALNRQPWHFVVVRDRQRLGALAEACSTGRFVAQAAFAVVVAVDPQNRYHQIDGAKAVQQMELAAWSEGVGICWIGGFDAARVAQLVSLPGEWAVLTVLAFGYPADAGRSRRKGVKKALDEAVSWERFGQRA from the coding sequence ATGGACACTTGGACGTGCATCCGGACCCGGCGGACCATCCGCGACTTCCGCCCGCACCCGGTGCCTGAGGCCACCATCCGGCGCACCTTGGAAGCCGGACGGCTGGCTCCCAGCGCCCTCAACCGCCAGCCGTGGCACTTCGTCGTCGTCCGCGACCGCCAGCGCCTGGGGGCCCTGGCCGAGGCGTGTTCCACGGGGCGCTTCGTCGCCCAGGCCGCCTTTGCCGTGGTCGTGGCGGTCGATCCCCAGAACCGCTACCACCAGATCGATGGCGCCAAGGCCGTGCAGCAGATGGAGCTGGCCGCCTGGAGCGAAGGCGTCGGGATATGCTGGATCGGCGGCTTCGACGCCGCCCGGGTGGCCCAACTTGTCAGTCTACCGGGCGAATGGGCGGTGTTGACCGTCCTCGCGTTCGGCTATCCCGCCGACGCGGGCCGCTCACGGCGCAAGGGCGTCAAGAAGGCGTTGGACGAGGCGGTCTCCTGGGAGCGCTTCGGCCAGCGAGCGTGA